Proteins encoded in a region of the Coffea eugenioides isolate CCC68of chromosome 4, Ceug_1.0, whole genome shotgun sequence genome:
- the LOC113767554 gene encoding nuclear poly(A) polymerase 4-like isoform X3, protein MVGSDGSNGSMSPSPPQRQTRESAPKQYGVTKPLSQSGPSEAEKFRTKELEKFLDDSGLYESAVEAVKREEVLTRLKQIVKDWVKEITRLRGYTDQMVEDANALILTFGSYRLGVHGPGADIDTLCVGPSYVMREDFFYVLHDILAEMEEVGELQPVPDAHVPVMKFKFDGISIDLLYASIDLLVVPDDLDISDVSVLHNVDEATGRSLNGCRVADHILKLVPNVKNFRTALRCLKFWAKRRGVYSNVTGFLGGVNWALLVARVCQLYPNAVPSMLVSRFFRVYTQWRWPNPVMLCEIEDNELGFSVWDPRKNHWDRGHHMPIITPAYPCMNSSYNVSASTLRVMMEQFQFGNKTCEVDIIAADVDDLRAWKGWVESRLRQLTLMIERDTFGKLQCHPYPHDYVDSSKQRAHCAFFMGLQRKPGEVIQEGQQFDIRGTVDEFRHQITMYNFWKPGMEIYVYHVRRKQIPSYVFPEGYKRSRPSRLTNQQLGDKSSEENGEIYRSGSTERCLRRKRELEGSENNQSSPEKRQSISPWERDSISPENGDIYRSGSTERCLNRKRELEGSENNQVSPEKRQSIRPQRRDSMSPDLLGVKNGIALNECSSTVLVRGMEGAEANGLCLSGSTSELLSDNLTNGGTGIQRNERQQVEQQKEVSEELNKLNGDMLLVENGKAGYILDTSVLAHVNSELTSKDVGSVSLAGNYDNNHGSRDGFKLQESSWVDSHKSDTKLLVNYNGENSAQLYGDELQELEPNAAHHEVVLKSRDAVSSESVQKTVMRHVHQFLLLDSIMFICFLGHFCLYAAVCRLFYGHFVAG, encoded by the exons ATGGTGGGTTCAGATGGTTCGAATGGGTCCATGTCACCTTCGCCGCCGCAGCGGCAAACGCGGGAATCGGCCCCAAAGCAGTATGGCGTCACAAAACCCTTGTCTCAGTCTGGACCCTCAGAGGCGGAAAAATTCAGAACTAAGGAGTTGGAAAAG TTTTTGGACGATTCTGGGCTATACGAGAGTGCTGTAGAGGCTGTGAAGAGGGAAGAGGTTCTAACTCGACTCAAACAG aTTGTCAAGGATTGGGTGAAAGAGATTACTCGCTTGCGAGGTTATACTGATCAGATGGTTGAGGATGCTAATGCATTGATATTAACTTTTGGTTCTTACCGACTCGGG GTACACGGTCCTGGAGCTGACATAGATACATTATGTGTTGGGCCATCATATGTGATGAGGGAG GACTTCTTCTATGTGCTGCATGATATCTTGGCTGAGATGGAAGAAGTTGGTGAATTGCAACCAGTACCAGATGCGCATGTCCCCGTCATGAAGTTCAAGTTTGATGGAATTTCAATTGATCTTCTTTATGCTAGTATTGATCTTTTGGTTGTCCCAGAT GATTTGGACATCTCTGACGTCTCAGTTTTGCATAATGTTGACGAGGCAACTGGACGGAGTCTGAATGGATGCAGGGTAGCGGATCATATACTTAAGCTAGTTCCTAATGTTAAG AATTTCCGGACGGCTCTTCGATGCTTAAAATTTTGGGCAAAAAGGCGTGGTGTTTATTCAAAT GTGACTGGGTTTCTTGGTGGTGTAAATTGGGCTCTTCTTGTGGCTCGTGTATGTCAGCTTTATCCAAATGCAGTACCAAGCATGCTGGTTTCCCGTTTTTTCCGAGTTTACACTCAATGGCGCTGGCCAAATCCAGTTATGCTTTGTGAAATAGAGGACAACGAACTTGGATTCTCTGTTTGGGATCCTCGAAAAAATCATTGGGATCGTGGTCATCATATGCCAATAATAACTCCTGCTTACCCATGCATGAACTCAAGCTACAATGTGTCAGCTAGTACTCTGAGAGTTATGATGGAGCAGTTCCAATTCGGTAACAAGACATGCGAG GTTGATATTATTGCAGCTGATGTTGATGACCTGCGGGCCTGGAAGGGTTGGGTTGAATCTCGACTAAGGCAGTTGACTCTGATG ATAGAACGAGACACATTTGGGAAATTACAATGTCATCCATATCCCCATGACTATGTTGATTCTTCAAAGCAGCGTGCGCATTGTGCGTTTTTTATGGGTTTGCAGAGGAAGCCAGGAGAGGTGATTCAGGAAGGTCAGCAATTTGATATACGTGGAACAGTTGATGAGTTTAGGCATCAGATCACTATGTATAATTTCTGGAAACCGGGCATGGAAATATATGTGTATCATGTGCGTAGAAAACAGATTCCTTCTTATGTATTTCCTGAGGGTTACAAACGAAGTCGACCTTCAAGGCTTACAAATCAGCAGCTGGGTGATAAATCATCTGAAGAAAATGGAGAGATTTACAGGTCTGGATCTACTGAAAGATGTCTAAGAAGGAAAAGGGAACTTGAAGGGTCGGAGAACAATCAATCGAGTCCCGAGAAAAGGCAGTCAATTAGTCCTTGGGAGAGGGATTCAATATCTCCTGAAAACGGAGATATTTACAGGTCAGGATCTACTGAAAGATGTCTAAACAGGAAAAGGGAACTTGAAGGATCAGAGAACAATCAAGTGAGTCCCGAGAAAAGGCAGTCAATTAGACCTCAGCGGCGGGATTCGATGTCTCCTGATCTCCTTGGTGTAAAAAATGGCATTGCACTGAATGAGTGCTCGTCGACAGTGCTTGTGAGGGGGATGGAAGGTGCTGAAGCCAATGGACTCTGCCTGAGTGGAAGCACCTCAGAATTGCTTTCAGACAATTTGACAAATGGAGGCACTGGCATACAAAGGAATGAGAGGCAACAGGTTGAGCAGCAGAAAGAGGTCTCTGAAGAGTTGAATAAGCTGAATGGTGATATGCTTTTAGTGGAGAATGGTAAAGCTGGATATATCTTAGACACCAGTGTATTAGCCCATGTAAACAGTGAACTCACCAGCAAGGATGTTGGATCTGTGTCTCTTGCAGGTAACTATGACAACAACCATGGAAGTCGTGATGGGTTTAAACTCCAGGAATCTTCATGGGTTGATTCTCACAAATCAGATACCAAGTTGCTTGTGAACTATAATGGGGAAAATAGTGCACAGTTATATGGAGATGAATTGCAGGAGTTAGAG CCAAATGCTGCCCATCATGAAGTGGTGCTGAAGTCCAGGGATGCAGTCAGCTCGGAGTCTGTTCAGAAAACAGTGATGAGGCATGTTCATCAGTTTTTGTTACTTGATTCCATTATGTTTATATGTTTTCTGGGCCATTTTTGTCTTTATGCTGCTGTTTGTCGGTTGTTTTATGGCCATTTTGTAGCCGGTTGA
- the LOC113767554 gene encoding nuclear poly(A) polymerase 4-like isoform X6 has product MVGSDGSNGSMSPSPPQRQTRESAPKQYGVTKPLSQSGPSEAEKFRTKELEKFLDDSGLYESAVEAVKREEVLTRLKQIVKDWVKEITRLRGYTDQMVEDANALILTFGSYRLGVHGPGADIDTLCVGPSYVMREDFFYVLHDILAEMEEVGELQPVPDAHVPVMKFKFDGISIDLLYASIDLLVVPDDLDISDVSVLHNVDEATGRSLNGCRVADHILKLVPNVKNFRTALRCLKFWAKRRGVYSNVTGFLGGVNWALLVARVCQLYPNAVPSMLVSRFFRVYTQWRWPNPVMLCEIEDNELGFSVWDPRKNHWDRGHHMPIITPAYPCMNSSYNVSASTLRVMMEQFQFGNKTCEEIELNKAQWSALFEPYLFFESYKNYLQVDIIAADVDDLRAWKGWVESRLRQLTLMIERDTFGKLQCHPYPHDYVDSSKQRAHCAFFMGLQRKPGEVIQEGQQFDIRGTVDEFRHQITMYNFWKPGMEIYVYHVRRKQIPSYVFPEGYKRSRPSRLTNQQLGDKSSEENGEIYRSGSTERCLRRKRELEGSENNQSSPEKRQSISPWERDSISPENGDIYRSGSTERCLNRKRELEGSENNQVSPEKRQSIRPQRRDSMSPDLLGVKNGIALNECSSTVLVRGMEGAEANGLCLSGSTSELLSDNLTNGGTGIQRNERQQVEQQKEVSEELNKLNGDMLLVENGKAGYILDTSVLAHVNSELTSKDVGSVSLAAKCCPS; this is encoded by the exons ATGGTGGGTTCAGATGGTTCGAATGGGTCCATGTCACCTTCGCCGCCGCAGCGGCAAACGCGGGAATCGGCCCCAAAGCAGTATGGCGTCACAAAACCCTTGTCTCAGTCTGGACCCTCAGAGGCGGAAAAATTCAGAACTAAGGAGTTGGAAAAG TTTTTGGACGATTCTGGGCTATACGAGAGTGCTGTAGAGGCTGTGAAGAGGGAAGAGGTTCTAACTCGACTCAAACAG aTTGTCAAGGATTGGGTGAAAGAGATTACTCGCTTGCGAGGTTATACTGATCAGATGGTTGAGGATGCTAATGCATTGATATTAACTTTTGGTTCTTACCGACTCGGG GTACACGGTCCTGGAGCTGACATAGATACATTATGTGTTGGGCCATCATATGTGATGAGGGAG GACTTCTTCTATGTGCTGCATGATATCTTGGCTGAGATGGAAGAAGTTGGTGAATTGCAACCAGTACCAGATGCGCATGTCCCCGTCATGAAGTTCAAGTTTGATGGAATTTCAATTGATCTTCTTTATGCTAGTATTGATCTTTTGGTTGTCCCAGAT GATTTGGACATCTCTGACGTCTCAGTTTTGCATAATGTTGACGAGGCAACTGGACGGAGTCTGAATGGATGCAGGGTAGCGGATCATATACTTAAGCTAGTTCCTAATGTTAAG AATTTCCGGACGGCTCTTCGATGCTTAAAATTTTGGGCAAAAAGGCGTGGTGTTTATTCAAAT GTGACTGGGTTTCTTGGTGGTGTAAATTGGGCTCTTCTTGTGGCTCGTGTATGTCAGCTTTATCCAAATGCAGTACCAAGCATGCTGGTTTCCCGTTTTTTCCGAGTTTACACTCAATGGCGCTGGCCAAATCCAGTTATGCTTTGTGAAATAGAGGACAACGAACTTGGATTCTCTGTTTGGGATCCTCGAAAAAATCATTGGGATCGTGGTCATCATATGCCAATAATAACTCCTGCTTACCCATGCATGAACTCAAGCTACAATGTGTCAGCTAGTACTCTGAGAGTTATGATGGAGCAGTTCCAATTCGGTAACAAGACATGCGAG GAGATCGAGCTGAATAAAGCCCAGTGGAGTGCTCTCTTTGAGCCGTATTTGTTTTTTGAAAGCTATAAAAACTACTTGCAGGTTGATATTATTGCAGCTGATGTTGATGACCTGCGGGCCTGGAAGGGTTGGGTTGAATCTCGACTAAGGCAGTTGACTCTGATG ATAGAACGAGACACATTTGGGAAATTACAATGTCATCCATATCCCCATGACTATGTTGATTCTTCAAAGCAGCGTGCGCATTGTGCGTTTTTTATGGGTTTGCAGAGGAAGCCAGGAGAGGTGATTCAGGAAGGTCAGCAATTTGATATACGTGGAACAGTTGATGAGTTTAGGCATCAGATCACTATGTATAATTTCTGGAAACCGGGCATGGAAATATATGTGTATCATGTGCGTAGAAAACAGATTCCTTCTTATGTATTTCCTGAGGGTTACAAACGAAGTCGACCTTCAAGGCTTACAAATCAGCAGCTGGGTGATAAATCATCTGAAGAAAATGGAGAGATTTACAGGTCTGGATCTACTGAAAGATGTCTAAGAAGGAAAAGGGAACTTGAAGGGTCGGAGAACAATCAATCGAGTCCCGAGAAAAGGCAGTCAATTAGTCCTTGGGAGAGGGATTCAATATCTCCTGAAAACGGAGATATTTACAGGTCAGGATCTACTGAAAGATGTCTAAACAGGAAAAGGGAACTTGAAGGATCAGAGAACAATCAAGTGAGTCCCGAGAAAAGGCAGTCAATTAGACCTCAGCGGCGGGATTCGATGTCTCCTGATCTCCTTGGTGTAAAAAATGGCATTGCACTGAATGAGTGCTCGTCGACAGTGCTTGTGAGGGGGATGGAAGGTGCTGAAGCCAATGGACTCTGCCTGAGTGGAAGCACCTCAGAATTGCTTTCAGACAATTTGACAAATGGAGGCACTGGCATACAAAGGAATGAGAGGCAACAGGTTGAGCAGCAGAAAGAGGTCTCTGAAGAGTTGAATAAGCTGAATGGTGATATGCTTTTAGTGGAGAATGGTAAAGCTGGATATATCTTAGACACCAGTGTATTAGCCCATGTAAACAGTGAACTCACCAGCAAGGATGTTGGATCTGTGTCTCTTGCAG CCAAATGCTGCCCATCATGA